One Rosa chinensis cultivar Old Blush chromosome 5, RchiOBHm-V2, whole genome shotgun sequence genomic region harbors:
- the LOC112167056 gene encoding protein NUCLEAR FUSION DEFECTIVE 4: MSSSSKAFQWLSLVGIIWLQSINGTNTTFPAYSSQLKNSLSMSQIQINNLVFASDAGKLFGWFSGIAAIYLPLWLVLIIGSLLGLIGYGVQFLFVTNQISSPAYWQIFLLTMVAGNSVCWINTVCYVVSIRNFPLHQQVAVGLTTSYQGLSAKIYTDIVSAAFSSSPHKRAQAYLLLNSLLPLLVCAVVAPLVRNIDVGTGEPTNMATGFNLIFVITIATGIYAVITSLGSMIGLDRVIGTGVFLLMPLVIPIVEKIREKISRRWSLDRENRVYNVSIDDQNGLESIESGVVKEEEEEEHSTVQVHNEVGEVQVHHGIGVREEIGVTLMVQRIDFWLYFLVYFFSATIGLVFLNTLGQIAESRGSSKTSSLVSLSSSFGFFGRLMPSLLDYFFARSKYMISRPAFLMALAAPIAGVFFLLLNPANVSLIISTAIIGVCTGAITSIAVSITTELFGTKKFSINHNVVVANISIGSFLFGYSSALLYRKEGNEDGSCLGMACYRSTFIIWGSLCTLGTVLALTLYARTRKFYSKRS, from the exons ATGTCTTCCTCATCAAAAGCTTTCCAATGGTTAAGCCTAGTGGGCATCATATGGCTTCAATCCATAAATGGAACAAACACAACCTTCCCTGCTTACTCATCCCAACTCAAGAACAGTCTCTCCATGTCCCAAATACAAATCAACAATCTTGTCTTCGCCTCCGACGCAGGGAAACTCTTTGGTTGGTTTTCCGGCATTGCTGCTATTTACCTTCCCCTTTGGCTAGTCCTTATAATCGGATCACTCCTCGGGTTGATTGGCTACGGCGTCCAATTTCTATTCGTAACAAACCAAATCTCATCTCCAGCATATTGGCAAATATTCTTGCTCACCATGGTGGCAGGCAATAGCGTCTGTTGGATTAACACCGTTTGCTATGTTGTTAGTATTCGAAACTTTCCGCTTCACCAACAGGTTGCTGTGGGACTAACAACAAGTTACCAAGGATTGAGTGCAAAAATCTACACAGATATTGTCAGTgctgctttttcttcttcacctcATAAGAGAGCACAGGCCTATCTTCTTTTAAACTCTCTCCTGCCTTTACTAGTCTGTGCTGTAGTGGCACCACTGGTGAGAAACATTGATGTGGGAACAGGGGAGCCAACAAACATGGCAACGGGGTTCAATTTAATATTTGTGATAACCATTGCCACCGGAATCTATGCCGTCATCACCAGTTTAGGATCAATGATCGGCTTAGATAGAGTGATAGGCACCGGAGTATTCCTACTGATGCCCTTGGTAATCCCAATTGTGGAAAAAATCAGAGAAAAAATATCAAGAAGATGGAGCCTAGACAGAGAGAACAGAGTGTACAATGTCAGCATAGATGATCAGAATGGCCTTGAGAGCATAGAGAGTGGTGTAgtgaaagaggaagaagaagaggaacataGTACAGTGCAGGTTCATAATGAGGTTGGTGAAGTACAGGTTCATCATGGGATTGGTGTTAGAGAGGAGATTGGAGTGACGTTGATGGTGCAAAGGATAGATTTCTGGTTATATTTCCTAGTTTATTTTTTCAGTGCAACAATTGGGCTCGTGTTCTTGAACACCTTGGGACAGATAGCAGAGTCCAGAGGCTCATCTAAGACTTCTTCTCTGGtttctttatcttcttccttCGGGTTCTTTGGCCGTCTCATGCCTTCACTTCTGGATTATTTCTTCGCAAG AAGCAAGTATATGATTTCAAGGCCTGCATTCCTAATGGCATTAGCGGCACCAATAGCAGGAGTTTTTTTCTTGCTTCTCAACCCAGCTAACGTCTCTCTTATCATCAGTACCGCCATCATAGGGGTGTGCACTGGAGCAATTACTTCTATTGCAGTGTCCATAACAACAGAGCTATTCGGGACCAAAAAATTCTCAATAAATCACAATGTGGTGGTTGCGAATATCTCAATCGGGTCGTTTCTTTTTGGCTACTCATCTGCTCTTCTTTATCGTAAGGAAGGAAATGAAGATGGTAGCTGCTTGGGAATGGCTTGTTACAGAAGCACCTTCATTATCTGGGGTAGTCTTTGTACGTTAGGGACTGTCCTAGCTTTAACGCTATATGCAAGAACAAGAAAGTTCTACTCCAAAAGATCATAG
- the LOC112164135 gene encoding zinc finger BED domain-containing protein RICESLEEPER 2-like translates to MLETCLVQWKIDKVLTVSVDNASANKVAIDYLRRKIANWAVPPVLGGKHMHVRCLAHILNLIVKSDLTILDRAIASIRNAVKYVRSSSSRLDVFKLCVEREVPECTKVCILDVPTRWNSTYLMLETAIQLKKAFDRLAEEEDVKYTNYFDEDEELLEEEAVLEEAKRRKQMKRVGPPKEEDWERAELFVGFLKVFYYVTLRISAATKPTVHRAFHDIVVVNAEINALFRTPEMQDGSEGEKLMVEMALKMGTKFQKYFDSIDDVNQLLLVALVLDPRYKLRNLEHICVKYLQFDNESVKRKYAEVKELLVSLTYLYASSTATQNGQKN, encoded by the coding sequence ATGCTTGAAACATGTTTGGTTCAATGGAAAATTGATAAAGTGTTGACTGTGAGTGTTGATAATGCATCGGCAAATAAGGTTGCCATTGATTATTTGAGGAGAAAAATTGCCAATTGGGCTGTACCCCCTGTTTTGGGAGGCAAGCATATGCATGTTAGATGTCTTGCACACATTTTAAACTTGATTGTGAAATCTGATTTGACTATACTAGATAGAGCAATAGCTAGTATAAGGAATGCGGTAAAATATGTTAGGAGCTCTTCCTCTAGATTAGATGTGTTTAAGTTGTGTGTTGAAAGAGAAGTGCCTGAATGCACCAAGGTGTGTATTCTTGATGTTCCAACAAGGTGGAACTCTACATATTTGATGTTAGAGACTGCAATTCAGTTAAAGAAGGCATTTGACAGAttggcagaagaagaagatgtgaaATATACAAACTActttgatgaggatgaggaactattagaagaagaagctgtTCTTGAAGAGGCAAAGCGCAGAAAACAGATGAAGAGGGTAGGGCctccaaaagaagaagattgggagaggGCTGAGTTGTTTGTGGGGTTTCTGAAAGTTTTCTATTATGTTACACTCCGGATTAGTGCAGCTACTAAGCCTACTGTACATAGAGCATTTCACGATATTGTTGTTGTAAATGCAGAGATTAATGCATTATTTAGGACGCCGGAAATGCAAGATGGAAGTGAAGGTGAGAAACTTATGGTTGAGATGGCTTTGAAGATGGGGACAAAGTTCCAGAAGTATTTTGATAGCATAGATGATGTGAATCAGCTGCTGTTAGTAGCCTTGGTTTTGGACCCTCGATATAAACTTAGGAATCttgagcatatttgtgtgaaatACCTGCAATTTGACAATGAAAgtgtgaaaagaaaatatgCCGAAGTGAAGGAGTTGTTGGTGTCTTTGACATATTTGTATGCATCATCGACTGCTACTCAAAATGGTCAAAAAAATTGA